From Candidatus Manganitrophus morganii, the proteins below share one genomic window:
- the chrA gene encoding chromate efflux transporter yields MSQRVTEVAALFLRLGVTAFGGPAAHIALMHDETVKRRKWLSEEEFLDLVGATNLIPGPNSTEMAIHLGFRRAGWPGLIVAGVCFIVPAMLIVLALAWGYVRFGATPQAEGLLYGIKPVVIAIIIQALWSLGQKAVKGPLTLAVGVSVLALYFAGVHEIALLFAGGWVVMLAENARRLRGRSSGALLIPAAAAGLSQVSVPFSLPLMFVTFLKIGAVLYGSGYVLLAFLRADFVVRFGWLTDRQLLDAVAIGQVTPGPVFTTATFIGYLLGDLPGALLATLGIFLPSFIFVAVSNPLIPRIRNSAWASGLLDGVNVASFGLMAAVTWQLGRVSFTDPLTVLIALISFGLLVRYRVNSTWLIAGGAILGWMA; encoded by the coding sequence TTGTCGCAGAGAGTGACCGAAGTGGCGGCGTTGTTTCTCAGGCTCGGCGTAACCGCCTTCGGCGGCCCCGCGGCCCACATCGCCCTGATGCACGACGAAACGGTGAAGCGGCGCAAGTGGCTCAGCGAGGAAGAATTTCTCGATCTGGTCGGCGCGACGAATCTGATCCCCGGCCCGAACTCCACCGAGATGGCGATTCACCTCGGCTTTCGTCGGGCCGGATGGCCGGGGCTGATCGTCGCCGGGGTTTGCTTCATCGTCCCCGCCATGCTCATCGTCCTGGCGCTGGCGTGGGGGTATGTCCGGTTCGGCGCCACCCCTCAGGCCGAAGGGCTGCTCTACGGCATTAAGCCGGTCGTGATTGCAATCATCATCCAAGCCCTTTGGAGCCTGGGACAAAAAGCGGTCAAAGGCCCGCTGACCCTTGCTGTGGGAGTGAGCGTTCTCGCCCTCTATTTTGCGGGCGTCCATGAAATTGCGTTGCTCTTTGCCGGCGGATGGGTCGTGATGTTGGCGGAGAATGCTCGGCGGCTTCGCGGCCGGTCATCGGGCGCCCTGCTGATTCCGGCCGCGGCGGCGGGGTTGTCGCAGGTTTCGGTTCCTTTCAGTCTCCCCTTGATGTTCGTGACGTTCCTCAAGATCGGCGCCGTGCTCTATGGGAGCGGGTATGTTCTCCTCGCGTTCTTGCGCGCCGATTTCGTCGTCCGCTTCGGCTGGCTCACCGATCGGCAATTGTTGGATGCCGTCGCGATCGGGCAGGTGACCCCGGGTCCCGTCTTCACCACGGCGACGTTCATCGGCTATCTCCTCGGCGATCTGCCGGGAGCCCTTTTGGCGACGCTCGGTATTTTTCTTCCCTCCTTCATTTTCGTTGCCGTTTCAAATCCGTTGATCCCTCGGATACGCAACTCGGCCTGGGCGAGCGGCCTGTTGGACGGCGTCAATGTCGCATCGTTCGGTCTTATGGCCGCGGTGACCTGGCAGTTGGGGCGCGTTTCATTCACCGATCCCTTGACGGTTCTAATCGCCCTGATCTCTTTCGGGTTGCTCGTTCGCTATAGAGTCAATTCGACCTGGCTGATTGCGGGGGGAGCGATCCTCGGTTGGATGGCGTAA
- a CDS encoding phosphatase PAP2 family protein, producing MSFSGCGTLPNGRGWGEDATLFPDGERVKKAAINALKDPDTWVPAAGAGVFSIGDWDERVSEWAYEKTPVFGSEENAQRASDYLLMATAAGAIGSSLFTPSGDDPGRWALWKLKGLSVGGAAFWATSQTTAGLKGAMGRERPNGLSDKSFPSAHSAHAFSFTKLSLRNLESLPLSRRERLYWGVGLRTTAALTAWARVESHMHYPRDILAGAALASFITGFIHDAFLGLDESRSVELAVAPGEHGLFYLLRFKF from the coding sequence GTGAGTTTTTCCGGCTGCGGCACGTTGCCGAACGGGCGGGGCTGGGGGGAGGATGCAACCCTTTTCCCGGACGGCGAACGGGTTAAGAAGGCCGCCATCAATGCGCTGAAAGATCCCGACACCTGGGTTCCGGCCGCCGGGGCTGGCGTTTTTAGCATCGGGGACTGGGATGAACGGGTGTCGGAGTGGGCATATGAGAAGACACCCGTCTTCGGTTCCGAAGAGAATGCACAGAGGGCGAGTGATTACCTTCTGATGGCGACGGCCGCGGGAGCGATCGGATCTTCGTTATTCACTCCCAGCGGGGATGATCCGGGGAGGTGGGCGCTCTGGAAGCTAAAAGGGTTGTCGGTCGGCGGGGCCGCATTTTGGGCAACCTCCCAGACGACCGCGGGCCTGAAGGGTGCGATGGGACGGGAGCGGCCGAACGGACTGAGCGATAAAAGTTTCCCGTCGGCGCACAGCGCGCATGCTTTTTCTTTTACAAAATTATCACTCCGCAATCTGGAGTCGCTTCCCCTCTCCCGCCGAGAGCGGCTCTATTGGGGGGTCGGGTTGAGGACCACCGCCGCCTTGACGGCGTGGGCCAGGGTCGAAAGCCACATGCACTATCCGAGAGATATCCTGGCTGGCGCGGCGCTCGCTTCGTTTATCACTGGCTTTATCCACGACGCCTTTCTCGGGTTGGATGAGAGTCGATCGGTGGAGCTGGCGGTTGCCCCGGGGGAGCATGGCCTCTTTTATCTGCTCCGCTTCAAATTCTGA
- a CDS encoding DNA-3-methyladenine glycosylase, giving the protein MQKLTRAFYDRDTTTVAKDLLGKYLIQVSDGVERIGRIVEVEAYLGPHDLASHSSKGRTERTKIMFGPPGHAYVYMIYGIYDCMNVVTEREGRAAAVLLRAIEPVKNVEGRTQGPGLLCRAMRIDRRLNGVDLLSDNFYIAAAPEEKPPVIVKRPRIGVEYARHWARRLLRFYIKGNRFVSKP; this is encoded by the coding sequence ATGCAAAAATTGACACGCGCATTTTATGACCGAGATACCACCACGGTTGCAAAGGACCTCCTGGGAAAATACCTCATCCAGGTATCGGACGGCGTGGAGCGGATCGGGCGGATCGTAGAGGTCGAAGCGTACCTCGGCCCGCACGATCTTGCCTCGCATTCCTCCAAAGGGCGGACGGAACGGACGAAGATCATGTTCGGCCCGCCCGGCCACGCTTACGTCTATATGATCTATGGAATCTACGACTGCATGAACGTCGTGACCGAGCGGGAGGGACGGGCTGCCGCCGTCTTATTGCGGGCGATCGAACCGGTGAAAAATGTCGAGGGGCGAACTCAAGGCCCCGGCCTCCTCTGCCGGGCGATGCGGATCGACCGCCGCCTCAACGGAGTCGATCTGCTCAGCGATAATTTTTACATCGCCGCCGCGCCGGAGGAGAAGCCTCCCGTCATCGTCAAAAGACCCCGCATCGGGGTCGAATATGCGCGTCACTGGGCGAGGCGGCTGTTGCGATTTTACATCAAAGGCAATCGGTTTGTCTCAAAACCGTAG